In one window of Agromyces badenianii DNA:
- a CDS encoding glycine--tRNA ligase — translation MAAPSRLESVIALAQHRGFVFQAGEIYGGSRSAWDYGPLGVELKENIKRQWWRYMVTGRDDVVGLDSSVILPKQVWVASGHVGVFTDPLVECLHCHKRFREDHLLEAFEEKKGRAPENGMGDIACPNCGTRGQWTPPRDFNMMLQTYLGPVQDESGLHYLRPETAQGIFTNFANVLQAARMKPPFGIGQIGKSFRNEITPGNFIFRTREFEQMELEYFVEPGTDDHWFEYWLDYRWNWYVDLGVDPENLRRFEHPQEKLSHYSKRTVDIEYRFGFTGGEWGELEGVANRTDFDLTTHSEHSGKELSYFDQSKNERWIPYVIEPAAGLTRSLMAFLVDAYHVEEVPNAKGGVDTRTVLRLDPRLAPVKAAVLPLSRNERLSPLAREVAASLRKHWNVDFDDAGAIGRRYRRQDEIGTPFCITVDFDSLDDNAVTVRERDSMEQVRVPLAELEGYLAARLIGA, via the coding sequence GTGGCCGCACCCAGCCGTCTCGAGTCCGTCATCGCCCTCGCCCAGCACCGGGGCTTCGTCTTCCAGGCCGGCGAGATCTACGGCGGATCCCGGTCCGCCTGGGACTACGGACCCCTCGGCGTGGAGCTGAAAGAGAACATCAAGCGGCAGTGGTGGCGGTACATGGTCACCGGTCGCGACGATGTCGTCGGCCTCGACTCGAGCGTCATCCTGCCGAAGCAGGTGTGGGTCGCCTCGGGTCACGTCGGCGTCTTCACCGACCCGCTCGTCGAGTGCCTGCACTGCCACAAGCGCTTCCGCGAAGACCACCTGCTCGAGGCCTTCGAAGAGAAGAAGGGCCGCGCCCCCGAGAACGGCATGGGCGACATCGCCTGCCCGAACTGCGGCACCCGCGGTCAGTGGACCCCGCCCCGCGACTTCAACATGATGCTGCAGACCTACCTGGGTCCGGTTCAGGATGAGTCGGGGTTGCACTACCTCCGCCCCGAGACGGCGCAGGGCATCTTCACGAACTTCGCCAACGTGCTGCAGGCCGCGCGCATGAAGCCGCCGTTCGGCATCGGCCAGATCGGCAAGTCGTTCCGCAACGAGATCACGCCCGGAAACTTCATCTTCCGCACCCGGGAGTTCGAGCAGATGGAGCTCGAGTACTTCGTCGAGCCCGGCACCGACGACCACTGGTTCGAGTACTGGCTCGACTACCGGTGGAACTGGTACGTCGACCTCGGCGTCGACCCCGAGAACCTGCGTCGCTTCGAGCACCCGCAGGAGAAGCTCTCGCACTACTCGAAGCGCACCGTCGACATCGAGTACCGCTTCGGTTTCACCGGCGGCGAGTGGGGCGAGCTCGAGGGCGTCGCCAACCGCACCGACTTCGACCTCACGACGCACTCGGAGCACTCGGGCAAGGAGCTGTCGTACTTCGACCAGTCGAAGAACGAGCGCTGGATCCCCTACGTGATCGAGCCCGCGGCGGGCCTCACCCGCTCGCTCATGGCCTTCCTCGTCGACGCGTACCACGTCGAAGAGGTGCCGAACGCGAAGGGCGGCGTCGACACCCGCACGGTGCTGCGTCTCGACCCGCGTCTCGCGCCGGTCAAGGCCGCCGTGCTGCCGCTCAGCCGCAACGAACGCCTCTCGCCGCTCGCGCGCGAGGTCGCGGCATCGCTGCGCAAGCACTGGAACGTCGACTTCGACGACGCCGGTGCGATCGGTCGTCGCTACCGTCGCCAAGACGAGATCGGCACGCCGTTCTGCATCACGGTCGACTTCGACTCGCTCGACGACAACGCCGTGACGGTGCGCGAGCGCGACAGCATGGAGCAGGTGCGGGTGCCGCTCGCCGAGCTCGAGGGCTACCTGGCGGCGCGCCTCATCGGCGCGTAA